Part of the Chitinophaga parva genome is shown below.
TTATCAACGAAAAGCTCAATGCCGGCAAATCCGTACTGGCAGAGGGCGCGCAAGGCAGCATGCTGGATGTGGACTTCGGTACCTACCCGTTTGTGACCTCTTCCACCACCCTGAGCGCAGGCGTTTGTACCGGCCTGGGGGTGGCGCCAAAATGGATCCGGGAAGTGATCGGGGTGACCAAGGCTTACTGCACCCGCGTGGGCAGTGGTCCTTTCCCCACGGAACTGCATGATGAAACCGGTGAGCTGCTGCGCAAAACCGGTAACGAATTTGGGGCCACCACCGGCCGTCCGCGCCGTTGTGGTTGGATGGACCTGGTAGCACTGCACTATACCTGCATGCTGAGCGGTGTGACCCAGTTAGTGATGACAAAAAGTGATGTATTGGATGCGTTTAATGAAGTATCTTTAGCGACAGCGTACGAGGTGAATGGCAAGGAAACAAACCAGGTACCGTACGACATCAATACTGCTGCCATTAAACCCTTGTACAAGACCTTTAAAGGATGGACAGATAAGACGGCTGGTGTAACTGCGTACGCAGCACTGCCGCAGGAAATGAAGACCTACCTGGCATTTATCGAGGAATATATGGGCATCCCCGTAGCGTATGTTTCCAATGGCCCGGAAAGAGATCAGATTTTGAAGAAATAGGGTGCAGAAATTAGTGAAAAAAACGCGTAAAAAAAATTTGGCGAATAAAAAAAACTGTTAAAACTTTACGTTAAAGAAATAAGCGTGTTATAGTTATGAAATCAAAATCTGATAAAGACAAAGAGATCAAAAAAACTACTGCTCCAAAGGCCCCCAAAGCTACGCCCAAAGCCGCTGCCAAGCCAAAGAAAGCTGTAGAAGATGAGGAGGATGAGGATGATGACGATGATACAACGTCTTCAAAATCTACCGCGAAAACATCAGATAAAAAGGCTTCCGGCAAATCCCGTTTTGCCGATGATGATGACGATGACATCGATGATGATGCGGACCTCGATGAAGAAGCAGACGATTGGGAAAAAGGCGAAGCCGACGAAGACTTCGATCCTGACTTCCAGGAGTTTGATATGCCAAAATCAAAATCCAAGCGTGGCCGCCCCGGCTCCAAGAAAGATGATGACGATGACATGGGCATCGATGAAGAGTTCAAGGACATGGGCCTGTTTGACGACCGCTTTGATGACGACGACGATGATTTCTAAAAAATAAAGATTACTGCTATCAGGATATTCTTTGATTTTCCGACGGCGGATCTCCTATCTTTTAAACTGCAAATGTTGAACTGGTCCAAACAGTTCAACATTTGTTGTTTTATGGACGCCAATGGTTACAACGCGCCGTATGCACGGTATGAAGCCCTGCTGGCTGCAGGGGTAGTGCATTCCCTTGCCCCGGCGGCCCCAGGCCCCGGCACTACCGCGTTCCAGCGCCTGCAGGCATTCCACGCACAGCACCCCGACTGGCTTTTTGGCCACCTGGGCTACGACCTCAAAAACGAACTTTTCCCCTTAACCTCCACCCACCCCGACGGGATAGGGTTCCCGGATATTTATTTCTTCCAGCCGGAAGTGGTGATCCTCGTACAGCCAGGACTGGTGCGCATTGGCGGCTGGCATTACAGCGAGGCGGATGCCCGCAGGGTTTATGAAGCCTGTTTACGTATGCCCGTTACCGTTAGTGCCGTAACGCCACCCCGGCATGCCGTGCAAAGCCCCTTCCCGCATGCAGACTACCTGGATACGGTGAAAGCCCTGCAGGCCCACATCCACCGGGGAGACTGTTACGAGATCAACTTTTGCCGGGAGAACTTTGTGCCGGAAACGGAGCTGGACCCGCTGGCTTTGTTCACCCGCCTCAATGCCCTGTCACCGGCACCGTTTGCGGCATTTTATAAGCTGCAGGATCAGTACTGCTGCTGCGCAAGCCCCGAGCGTTTTGTGCAGCAAAGCGGGCGTACGGTGATCTCCCAGCCTATTAAAGGCACCATCCGCCGCGGGCAGGATGCGGCGGAAGAAGCCCGCTTAAAAGACCTCTTGCGCCACAGCGCGAAGGAGCGTGCGGAAAACATTATGGTGGTGGACCTGGTACGCAATGACCTTACGCCGGCGGCTGCCCGCGGCAGCGTAAGCGTGGCAGAGCTTTGCGGGATCTATACCTTTGCACAGGTACACCATATGATCTCCACCGTGCAGGCTACACTGGCACCGGGGATGGGCTTCGCAGACGTGCTGCGGCATGCGTTCCCCATGGGCAGCATGACCGGCGCGCCCAAGCTGCGCGTGATGCAGCTCATAGAGCAATATGAAAGAAGTAAACGGGGATTATTTTCCGGCAGCATCGGCTACATTACGCCGGAAGGCGACATGGATTTTAACGTAGTGATACGCAGTATGCTGTACAACGCCGCAGAGCAATATCTATCCTTCTCCACCGGCTCTGCCATTACGTTCCGGAGTGCCCCCCAGCAGGAGTGGGAGGAGTGTTTGCTGAAAGCGTCTGCCATGAAGAAAGTACTGGAAGGGTAACTACTGCTGCTTAAACAACTGGTCCATTGCATCGTCAATGGTGGGGTAGGAGAACTGGAATCCCGTATCTTCCACCTTCCTGCTGGACACCTTACAGCTTTTCAATATTTCCACACTCATTTCACCTAAAATAAGTTTCAGGGCAAAGGCCGGCGCATGCACCGGCACAAAGTTCTTATTACGCGCAGCCTGCGCCATGGCCAGTACCAGGCGTTCATTGGTCACGGGATTGGGGGCTACCGCGTTGAAAATGCCTTCCAGGCTGTCATTCACGATGGCATTGAGATAGAGGCGCACCAGGTCGTGCACATGGATCCAGCTTACCCATTGCTCCCCGCTGCCCAGGATGGCCGCCACGCCCAACCGGAGGGGGCGGTAAAATTCTGCCAGGGCGCCGCCGGCGCGGCTCAGGGTAATGCCGGTACGGAAGATCACCAGCTTTTTGCCCAGGTCCTGCACGGGCTTGATGCTGTTTTCCCAGGCCACACAGGTGGTGCCCAGGAAATCATCTGCGGGGGCGTCTTCTTCGGTGAAGGTTCTCGTATAGCTTTCGCCGTAGAAGCCGGTGGCTGCGGCGCTGATCACTTTTGTTACTTTATTGGGATGCCGGCCCAGCATGTCCACGATCAACTGGCTGCTGCGGGTACGGCTGTTGAGGATCTCCTGCTTGCGGGCGGCGGTCCAGCGCTGGGCGGCCACGTTGGCCCCGGCCAGGTGCACGATGTAGTCTGCCTCCTGGAGGGCCTGTATATCCAGGGTCTGGTTCTTCACGTCCCACTGGGCGTACTTTACTTTGGGGTCCCGGGAAGGGTATTGCGGGCGTTGCCGTCCCATGATGATCACCTGGTAACCTACTTCTGTAAGCAGCTGTGTCAGTTCCTGACCAATCAGGCCTGTGCCACCGGTAATCATAACTGTTTTCATGGTTGGGCGATCGCTTATTAAGTGTGGAAAATATTTGTGCTAAAATACACAATAAAAATCATGCCCCTGGTATTTAATCTATTGTGTTAATTGTGGGTCTATACCTTTTTCCAAACCGTTACAAGCCACGGATACGCCTGTTTTCGCTTTATGGTTTTTTTCCTGTAGGTTTGGAATAGGAACCATTTATAATTATTCTTCAATTTTTAGATAAAGACAAGATGCCATTACGTTTTTATTGCTGGGTGCTGCTCCTTTTCGTGGGTAGTGCTGCCATGGCCCAGAAAGTAACCTACACAGACCCGGAGAAGGATGATTTCAAGACCACGGAGTTTGAGATCATCGGTAAAGTGGGTGGCAAGATCATGGTCTACAAAAGTGACCGTGGGGAGTTTGCCGTGTCCACCTATGATAACGATCTGAAGCCCCTCCAGCGTATTCCCCTGGACTTCCTGCCTAAGAAACTGCTCAGCATGGACCTGGTGGCCTACCCGGACCGTGTGCTGTTCTTCTACCAGTTCCAGCGTAAGGATGCTGTATTTGCCTTCTGCGCTACCATGCAGGCGGATGGCGGATTTAACCAGGCACCTTTGCTGCTGGACTCTACCCGCATTGGCAACGCCACTGTGGAAAATAAGGTATACTCCGTGCAGTTCTCAGAAGACAAGAGCAAGATCATGCTCTACAAGATCAACCAGGACCGCCAGAATGATAATATCTTTTACACCTTCCTGTACGACAGCTCCATGCTGCTGATCAACAACAGCCGCGTGTCTTTGCCCATGGAAAGCAAGAAGCACTTCCTGGGTAACTTCAGCCTGGGAAATGATGGTGATTTTATCTTCACCAAGCTGGAACGCAGCAACAACCGGGATGTGATGATAGGAGGACAGCTGATCCACAAGCAACCTACCGTGGATTCCTTTGCAACCTATCCCTTTGCATTGAAAGACCAACTGGTGGATGAGTTAAAGGTGAAACTGGATAACAGCACCAAACGGGTGCTCACCACCGGTTTTTACTACAAGCAGAAGCGGGGCAATGTAGAAGGGCTCTACATCAACAAGTTTGACTTTGGCCAGAAACAATCCGTATATGAGAAGTTCGTGGATTTCTCCCAGGAGCTGAAAGCCAGTGCAAAAGGGGATGCCAGCACTGCGGGCGCCTTTAACGACTACTTCCTGCGCCGCATTGTAAACCTGAAGAGCGGTGGTTTCCTGGTGACGGCAGAATGTTTTTACACCACCTCCCGCTACCAGCCTTACAACCGCTGGAACTACCTGTATGGCCCTTATGGCGGTATGTACCCTTACTACTACTCCCCGTATTCTTCCATGTATAATCCCTGGTACTACAACAATGGTCCCCAGGGCTACCGCTACCACTACGACAATGTAGCCGTACTTTCTTATGATGAAGAAGGTAACCTGCAGTGGAGCAACATCGTGAACAAGCAGCAGTATGATGATGGTTCCGATATGTTCCTCAGCTACCTGATGGTGAACGTGGGCAGCGAACTGCGTTTCCTCTTCAATGAGCCGGACCGCCGTAACTGGCTGGTAACAGACAACAGCATTACCCCGGACGGTAAGATCAGCCATATGCCCACCCTGCGCAACCTGGATAAGGGCTACACCTGGATGCCCCGTTTTGGCAAGCAGATAGGCGCCCGCACCGTATTGGTGCCCTGTGTGTACCGGAATTATATTTGCTTTGCAAAAATTGACTTTTAATCACACCTTTGCATCGTGATACGATACTTCCGTTCCGGCAACCCGCTTACGGTACTGTTGCTGCTTATCTATACGATCTTCCTTAAATTCTATTACCTGCTCCACCCGTCTACTTACCTGATGGGTGGGTCGGAAGGCCTGCTGTATACACTGCTGGTAAACTGGCTGAAAGCGCTGGTGGGCAACAGCCCCCTGTTCTTTACCACCCTGGCCATCCTGCTTCAGTTTGTACAGGCACTGCTTTTCAATAAGATCATCAACTACCACCGCCTCTTTGCCAAGCCGAATTACCTGCCGGCCATGACCTACCTGCTGTTCACTTCCCTGCTGGACAACTGGTCGGCCTTTAGCCCGGTGCTGCTGGTGAACCTGATCATGCTGTGGGTGTTTTCCAGTCTTACAGACCTGTACAGCCGCACGTCCGTGCGGGATGTGGTGTTCAATACCGGCTTTGCCATTGGCATAGCCGCCCTCCTGTACTTCCCCGCCGTGGTGTTCCTGCTGTTATTACTGATCAGCCTGCTGATTATGCGTGCTTTCCGCCTGGCGGAATGGATCATCGGGCTCATGGGGCTGATCTGCCCCATTTACCTGCTGGGCACTTATCTTTTCCTTACAGACCGCTGGTCCATGCTGTACAGCATTCCCAACATAGGCCTGGCCAATCCTTTTGTGAACGATTACAAGGTATGGGGCGCCACGGTAGTGTGCGTGCTGTTCCTGGTGGCCGGGTGGGCGCTGCTGCAGCGGGCGCTGAAGAAAATGCTCATCCAGGGGCGTAAGATCTGGAGCGTATCCCTGGTGTTTGTACTGGTGGCGCTGGTGGTGCCGTTCTTCAGCGTAAAATTCAACCCGGCCTACTGGCTGGTGGCGGTGCTGCCCATTTCCATGTTTGGGGCCAATGTATTCTGGAGCATCCGCAATAACACCATTGCCAACGCGGTACACATCCTGGTATTGGGGTATGTGTTGCTGATGCAGTATTTCACCTAGGCAGATGCCCATCTAACAATCTGATAACGGGCACTGTTTTCCGGGGAATTTAGCCTAACTTTGCCACTTCTTTTTAAATACGACTGCATATGAAATTTGGGGTAGTAACCTTCCCGGGATCCAATTGTGACCATGATATGATAGACGCCCTGCGCCATGATATGGGCCAGGAAGTAATAGAACTGTGGCATAAGGATAAAGACCTGAGCGCTTTCAATACAGAAGACTGCATCGTGCTGCCGGGTGGTTTTTCCTACGGTGATTACCTGCGCTGCGGCGCCATTGCCCGTTTCAGCCCCATGATGCAGAGTGTGATCGACTTTGCCAACAATGGCGGCCGCGTGCTGGGCGTGTGCAACGGCTTCCAGATCCTCTGCGAGGCGGGCCTGTTGCCAGGCGTACTGCTGCTGAACCAGCGCCAGCAATTTGTGTGCAAGAACGTGTACCTGAAAAGTGAAAATACGGCTACGCCTATCACCCGTTTCCTGGCCGGCACCCCGCTGAAGATCCCGGTAGCACATGGCGAAGGGCGTTACTACGCAGACGAAGCCACCCTGGACGGCCTGTTTGCCAACAACCAGGTGCTCTTCCGTTACTGCGACGAGTTTGGCAATATCCACGATGACCATAATTTCAACGGTGCTGCCCGTAACATTGCCGGCATTACTAACAAGGATAAGAACGTATTTGGGATGATGCCCCACCCTGAACGCGCTACCAGCAGGGACCTGCTGAACACCGACGGACAGCTCATCTTCCAGGGCCTGATCGGCTAAGCCGGTGACCCTGTAGGGGAAAGCCTTCTACCGCCCGCGGCCTGCCGCAGCCGGTGGAAGGCTTTCTGCGTTTAAAAATGGGCTGGAATGCCCACAGGACGTGGGTTAGGACAGACCATGGCGCAGGATTTTTTAACAATTTTATATCAGGGAATAACCCTAATATTGCGCTTGTACTGTCTATTCACCACAACTGTTCATCGCTTAAAATAGCCACTTAACCATTTGTTACGCGATAGACGGTACAAATGGACTACATTAGGGGAATTATTTTAAGCC
Proteins encoded:
- a CDS encoding adenylosuccinate synthase — its product is MVDVLLGLQWGDEGKGKIVDYFAGQYDVIARFQGGPNAGHTLYLNGHKVVLHTIPSGVFHNKCINLIGNGVVLDPVTFKKEYDTISALGIDLKKNLFIAEKTHIIVPTHRALDKASELSKGHEKIGSTLKGIGPAYMDKTGRNGLRIGDVLSPDFKALYEKLKQKHLQLLGNYNFTEDISAWEEEFFAAVEFLRGMNIVNGEYFINEKLNAGKSVLAEGAQGSMLDVDFGTYPFVTSSTTLSAGVCTGLGVAPKWIREVIGVTKAYCTRVGSGPFPTELHDETGELLRKTGNEFGATTGRPRRCGWMDLVALHYTCMLSGVTQLVMTKSDVLDAFNEVSLATAYEVNGKETNQVPYDINTAAIKPLYKTFKGWTDKTAGVTAYAALPQEMKTYLAFIEEYMGIPVAYVSNGPERDQILKK
- a CDS encoding anthranilate synthase component I family protein yields the protein MDANGYNAPYARYEALLAAGVVHSLAPAAPGPGTTAFQRLQAFHAQHPDWLFGHLGYDLKNELFPLTSTHPDGIGFPDIYFFQPEVVILVQPGLVRIGGWHYSEADARRVYEACLRMPVTVSAVTPPRHAVQSPFPHADYLDTVKALQAHIHRGDCYEINFCRENFVPETELDPLALFTRLNALSPAPFAAFYKLQDQYCCCASPERFVQQSGRTVISQPIKGTIRRGQDAAEEARLKDLLRHSAKERAENIMVVDLVRNDLTPAAARGSVSVAELCGIYTFAQVHHMISTVQATLAPGMGFADVLRHAFPMGSMTGAPKLRVMQLIEQYERSKRGLFSGSIGYITPEGDMDFNVVIRSMLYNAAEQYLSFSTGSAITFRSAPQQEWEECLLKASAMKKVLEG
- a CDS encoding TIGR01777 family oxidoreductase, which gives rise to MKTVMITGGTGLIGQELTQLLTEVGYQVIIMGRQRPQYPSRDPKVKYAQWDVKNQTLDIQALQEADYIVHLAGANVAAQRWTAARKQEILNSRTRSSQLIVDMLGRHPNKVTKVISAAATGFYGESYTRTFTEEDAPADDFLGTTCVAWENSIKPVQDLGKKLVIFRTGITLSRAGGALAEFYRPLRLGVAAILGSGEQWVSWIHVHDLVRLYLNAIVNDSLEGIFNAVAPNPVTNERLVLAMAQAARNKNFVPVHAPAFALKLILGEMSVEILKSCKVSSRKVEDTGFQFSYPTIDDAMDQLFKQQ
- the purQ gene encoding phosphoribosylformylglycinamidine synthase subunit PurQ; amino-acid sequence: MKFGVVTFPGSNCDHDMIDALRHDMGQEVIELWHKDKDLSAFNTEDCIVLPGGFSYGDYLRCGAIARFSPMMQSVIDFANNGGRVLGVCNGFQILCEAGLLPGVLLLNQRQQFVCKNVYLKSENTATPITRFLAGTPLKIPVAHGEGRYYADEATLDGLFANNQVLFRYCDEFGNIHDDHNFNGAARNIAGITNKDKNVFGMMPHPERATSRDLLNTDGQLIFQGLIG